From the genome of Magnolia sinica isolate HGM2019 chromosome 12, MsV1, whole genome shotgun sequence:
caatccacccggccaaacgggcccttaattaCGAAATTAAACCTAAGTCGTACGgatgaattaaaaaaaatcaaaatacctCTTCTTTTTTACAGGTGCTCACCTTAACAGACAAGACAAGGGCATTACCTTAACAGACAAgacaagggtattttggtcaaaatACCAGCGTCTGACCCTAAAAGGTCGGTTTTTGCGAAGTAAACCTTTTTTGCGAAATAAGTTTCCGGCCAGCGAAAATTTAAAAAACGCATCGTACGGACTCGTCCGTTACTCTAATTGTTTCAGTATTAAACAACTCCCCGAAGCAGGAAACTCAAAAAACAGAAAACTCAAGAAAATATGCTAGATCGCGGGACTACAATTCCATGGACCGGTTTCAAGATAATCCGAGCCGTTCATTCTAAAAGGGTAAAGGTTTGAGGGTTAAGATTTTCCGTTCGGTACAATTTTAACATAATGGCCATTCGAAGTATGATGCACAAGATGAACGGTTCCAATGAGACCGAAAGTAGGCCGAACACGTTATTGATGCCCCATCGACTACGATTTCAGGTATTCACGCGTGGTATTAAACAAGGCTAGAAAAGACACTCTAGACAAGAGGATCTCCATCTCTTACCTTCGCCATGACTTCCTCAGTTGGCGGATCCGAGTCCGGATTGGGATCCAGAGACGCGGAAACCGTTTCAGAAGCAGGATAGGCCAACGAGACGTCCGCATTCTTGCAGGGGATCGTCTTCGTTTCCGGCGAGATCTTGACGGCGGGAGGAACCGGAGCCGGCGAGGTCCGAACGGGCGGCGACGTCGTCGGCGTTGCCGGGATCTGATTCCAGAGGGCTGGGAATGGTGACGGTAATGGAGAGACGTCGCTCATGCTGCGGAAAAGGGCGGGGGATGGGCGATGATGGGCCGGGGATGATGACGGAGGAAAGGAGATCGAACGGCCGTAAGCGTGCGAGATCTCGCGCTTGGTGCGGCCGCAGAAGTTGCAGTTGGGGGAGCTAGGGTTTTGGCAGGGAGCGCTGCTCGGCTTTCTTGTATCTTCTTTGGATCTTCCCtccattctctccctctctctttcttgattttgaaatGGCTATTGAAGGGTTTTTGGAGGTTTGGGGGTTTTTATTACGGATTAGAGAGGAAGGGTTGTTTGAAAGTGGCGGGAACTCTTAACCAACTTCCTTCCAAAAGAGTTGTTTGAGTTCATGTGTTGCTCTTATGGGGCCCACAGGGATGCTGACTTGGATGATCCGAACGGTCTACCCCACGTAACCATCACTGACGGACCACGAACcaaaaattcatagtgatcagaGGGTTTTGAGAGCTGCTCGTTTTCGTTGTATATCGGCCGTTGAAATTGTTTCTGGGAGATGATAGGACGCGTGTGTGAAAGGAAATgttctgtgggatccaccgtgatttatatatgacatccactccgtccatcagttgttcCAGTTCATATTAAGATGTGAGGCCAAACATCAGGtagatgcaaaactcaagtgggccccaacgaAGGAAAGGGGACGGCCAccgttgatgtttatattccaatggtggacgtccccattcccactgtttcctgtaatgtgtcccacatgatttttggatccaACCCCTGAAAGATGAGATGGGGAAACTGATAGAAGTAATGAATgtcaaacatacatcaaggtggggcccacagcatttTGTTGCTCTTCCCAGTATACACAGTAGGTTCTCTACTTTGGATGGCGTATGTttcataattttaaaaataaattaattaattttaaaaaaaaaatatcatgcgTGATGAATGATGGGGGTTTGTTTGGTACTCTGGCCGCGATGATTGCCCCATGCACAGCACCCggaaatggtacacgtggcatacattagtCACCGTCTGAGTTGTGAAGCGCACTGTGCGCAGATCATAATCCTAGAATTAGATTGGGTTAACAGCCCTAACCTCTGATCCATGGATGCTTCATCGTTGAAATAGGACCCTTGGATATTTCGATCTCCACAGTCCAATAACTGTCCACcaa
Proteins encoded in this window:
- the LOC131221068 gene encoding proline-rich extensin-like protein EPR1 — encoded protein: MEGRSKEDTRKPSSAPCQNPSSPNCNFCGRTKREISHAYGRSISFPPSSSPAHHRPSPALFRSMSDVSPLPSPFPALWNQIPATPTTSPPVRTSPAPVPPAVKISPETKTIPCKNADVSLAYPASETVSASLDPNPDSDPPTEEVMAKKLRMLGEQLVELKKEMGRFAEILRAKIETNVLGGALTEKNNNNTASKEHEELTIGSSGEKLEISIACSCGRSHNVVHMTSQ